Below is a genomic region from Oceanispirochaeta sp..
TTACCAGAATATTGTGTTTTTTCAGAACAATCTCTGCTAGTTCCTTGCCTCGGGCTGTCAGGTTGATAAATGAGTTTTTTTCATACTCGATCATGCCCTTGGATTTTAGATTCTTCAAAGCCCCGGTGACAGAAGGCATCTGAACGGATAATTTTTCGGCAATGTCCTTGACCCTGGCAACCCTGTTTATCTTCTCTAACTGAAGGATCGCTTCAAGATAGTCTTCCAGGCTGGGTGTCAGCTTTACATTCTTTTCCATAAGTATTTCTAACAGAATCAATACGAATTGGCAAGGAAAATCATGAGGGTTGACTAAGAATGTTAGGAATTGGCAGTCAGGAGGCTGGTTTGCGGACTTGCCAGAGGCAGGAGCAGCGAAAATTTTCCCACCACAGCCTTGTCTCATCATAGCGGATTTTATACAGACCGATCTGCCAGTTTCTGAAATTGAATTGAACCGATTCGGTATTCTCAGGTGCTACAGAGTCGGCAAAACTCAGCTTTCCCGGGTTCAGGAGGAGCCCCTGCCAGTCAATAAAGGTCTTATCTGAAACCCGGGGAATCTGTTTACCGTGAATCTCCCTCAGGTAGGTTTGATGATGGTTGAAGCCTTCAGCTTCCTTCAACTTCAGTATGATGTTTTCATTCTCTCTGACAGGGCCTGCCAGTATCAGGGGAGGCATCCCCTTTAATCCAGAGGGATTCACCCTGTCCCGGGGGAAGGAGGCCTCAAAGGTATGGATGGGAATGATCAGGGGGAGAGGGGAGTACCAGGCGCATTTTTTTGCTGACCCTGCCTGAAACTTCTGCAAGTCCCCTTCTGCCCCCTTGGCAGGAGCCAACGCTGTTATATAATATGTTACCATTCCTGTACTGCCTTTACCGTCGGGATATCTTATATTATAAAGACAATAGAATCATGCAAAGAGCTCTGGCCCCAATAGTATTCATTTTTCTCCTCCTTCCGCCTCTGTTTGCGGGAGATCTTTCCCTTTATGAACAGCAGCGGGGGATCAGGACATTTCAGAATCCGGTGAATATCCCCGGGATGAACAAGTCTGGATGGGAGCATCCCGGTTCCGGGAATCTGGAATACTCTTTTCTTCCTCCCCTGGAGGATCAATCCCTCTATATTCAATTATCCTCTGAAAGGAAAACCCCTCTCCGCTTAAGCCTTATATCGGGAGATTTCCATTTTGACCTCCCTGCTTCGGAAGCTCTGCCCTTATTGCAAGTGGTCCTCCCTGAAAATGAGTCCCTTCTTTCACTCTCCCTGCCTCAGGGTTCAACGTTTTTTACAGGGACCCGGGATGAGTCTTCTCAGGACCTGATCCTTCGGGTAGACCGTCCGGACAGCCTTGAACTGACCCTCCCAGACCCTGAGGAGGGAAAGAGGGAAATCCAGCTTCTTATGAAAAACAAGGGGGCCCTTTCAATTTACCCTGCCGGTTCTCCCCGGGATGTAGAAAACAATTCCCATTCCCTTGGAATATTACCAACCAGCCGGGTTCGTACTCTTCAGTTTCCCTATCCATCAATAAAAAAACGCTCCTGGGTTCTCTCTCCTCTGGGGAACCTGGATTCTCTCTCCCTGAACATGCCCCTCGCCCCTGAATTTCCTGGCGCTCTGCCCCGGGAAATCGATCAGATCCTGGCGTCCTCAGCTCCCTTATGGCGGAATGAAAGTTTTGAGATATACAGCTGGACCTCTTTTCCGGAAATCCTGGTGTGGGACTGCCTGAATTATGAGATGCAGAACCGCTTTTTCACAAGATTGTCCTACTTTGTAGAAAAGAAAGGCTACAACGGGACCCTGATGACCAACGGTCAGCTCAAGGACAAGCACGGCTGGAATGCCCACGATTACCGCCCGGAAGATCTGGCGGCCTTCTTTAATCGAATCAGGGAGAGTGATTTCAAGATCAATCCTGAAGAAGAGCTGCTGCGGACGATCCTGATCAGGGAGGGTCAATTGACACAGAAGGATGACGGAATCCTGATTCCAGGCCGTGGTGCTGTTATTTCCATCTCCCGGGAGTCCTCTCCCGTCCTCCGTCAGCGGTTTCTCACCCATGAGGCCACTCATGGCCTCTACTTCATATCTGAAGATTACAGGACTTTTGTAAAAGGACTCTGGGAGTCACTTGAAGAGGCGGACCGCATCATGTGGCGCTTTTTTCTGGGCTGGTACGGCTATGACCCGGGGAATGAAGATCTCATGATCAACGAGTTTCAGGCCTACCTGCTCCAGCAGAGCTGTGATGAAGCGCCGGAATATTTTTCTGTCCGCATGAGGAACCTTCTGGTCAGTTACCCCGGGCAGAAATCTTATCTGAGTCGGGGTATCGGGCCGGAAAGTGGGGTGTTCCAGGTCTGGTCGGAGCAAATTCAAGAGTGGATTCGGAAAAAATGGGGGCTGGAAGCTGGGAATTTCTCCCCGCTCCGTAAGGAATTGCCATAAATTCCTCTGCAAAAAGAAATTCCCTGGAGATTCAGGGTTTTTCGGGTTTACATAGTTTTTTCAATTTGATATATTTCAGATCGCTCATTTAAGATGAAAAGAAGGTAGGAATAGATATGTCTCGAAAATGTGAAATCTGTGGAAAAGGTACTATTGCGGGACACAGTGTACCCAGAAAGGGTCTTCCCAAGAAGAAAGGTGGAGCCGGTCAGCATATCGGTGTTAAGTCTAAAAGGACTTTCAAACCCAACCTTCTGAAGATAAAAGCCCTAATTTCCGGTACACCCAAGTCCATAAAAATTTGTACACGCTGTCTTAAAGCTGGAAAAGTAGTAAAAGCTTAATTTTACAATTTCCTTATTTAGTTATTCAGGAAGGATTATTTTTAATCCGTCCCAGGCTGGTTCTATTCCTTTAGGAAGATCCGCCTTTAGCTGAAAATGATCAACATCATGACATAAATGTGTCAAATAAGCCCTTCCAGGGCTTATTTTTTTTATAACTTCAATGGCTTCGGGTATGGAAAAATGAGTCTCATGGGGCTTATAGCGCAAGGCACCCAGGATGAGTACCTCCAGTCCTTCCAGCAGAGAGAAGCTGGATTCAGGAATAGCACTGCAGTCGGTGATATAAGCCAGATTCCCAATTCTATACCCCAAAATATGTAATTTCCCATGCATGATGGGAATGGCCGTGATTTCAGCTGTTCCGATGACCCATGTCTCCTCTTCCTTTATGGATTGAAGACTGATCTGGGGTGTTCCGCCCCCCTGTCCGGGAGGATTGAATATATAGGGAAAGCGATCCCGGATTTCCCGGGTCACAGATTTCTGTGCATAGATAGGGATCTCTTTTTTCCAGCTGAAGGGTCTCAGGTCATCAATGCCATGGAGGTGATCCGCGTGAGCATGGGTGATGACCACTCCATCCACCTTCGTTATTCCGGCTCGAATGGCCTGCAGACGGAATTCGGGGGCTGTATCAATGATCACACTGGTATCACCCTTCTGAATCCAGAGGGAGCAGCGGTATCTATTGTTCTCAATTCTATCGGAAATGCACACAGGGCAGCTGCAGCCGGCAACGGGAACTCCATGAGAGGTTCCTGTGCCTAATAGGGTAATGATCATAAATCATTTTAACAGATTTGTGACCGGGAAGGAAGCGGACCTCTAAGCAATATAGATTTCTCAATATATTTCAATAATTCTTTATAGCGATAAATTTAATTTTTTTCCAGTGAAATCATTTTCTTCGTATCATTTGACTAACCGCAAACACGATAATTGTGTTATTTTAAGGTATACTAATAGAAGAATGTAAGGAGGAGACTGTGCAGTCTTCCCGTTTTAAACAGCTCATCTTAATTGTTCTCATGCTTTTGCAAGGGGCTTTCCTTTGTGCACAGGAACTTAATACTGCAACCACCGGGGCTACCCGGATCTATGGTATCAATTACAACGAAAAATATCGAAGTCCTCTGGCCATAGGGCTTGAGTATCAGAGTCTGACCCCATTTTCGATTTCCTATGAGGAAGAATTCAGTTTCAATGATTTTAATCTGAATAGTAAATATTCTTTTAAATCCATTCCTCAGATACAGCCATATCTTGGCCTGGGCATTCAGCTGGCCACACCTCTTCGCGCAGGAGTCTCTGTTGAGGCTGAGCGTTTTTCACATACCACCTATTATGGTGTACTGGGGACTTCCTATATCCATAAATTCAACAAACAGCTGGAAATGGGAGGAGATGTCTTCCTGGGGATAGGGCAGGCCGTTTATCCCAATGTTGATCAGGTGACGGGTGATCCTCGCGGTACCCTGGAGTTTTTGGCCGGGGCGGGAGGATCTGCCGCCTTTAATATGACCTACAATTTCAGTCTGAGCGTCCATCCCTCTATCCGTTATGCCCGTTCCTTCTCTGCTCTCGATATGTTTAACGGTTTCTCCTTCGGCCTGGGCTTTGCCGGTCATTACAGGGTCGGTACCGATCCGGATGATCCCAGAGCCGAAATCAAGAGCATTCGTTTTGGTGAATTCGAATTGCCTCCCCTGTTTGCCTCTATGCAGAGCTATTATTCAAAGAATCCCATCGGTCAGCTGGAACTGACCAATACTGAGAAATTCCCTATTCATGATGTGACCATTCAATTTATGCAGGCTGGATTCATGGATGCTCCCACTAAGGAAGATTCCATTGCCGAACTGGGTCCCGGCGAGAGTGCCACCATAGACATCTATGCCGCCTATAACCAGGAAGTTTTTGCCATCGAGGGTATCTCGCCGCTGACGGCGGAAGTCATGGTGAATTATTCGGCCCGGGGCAATGCGGGTTCTCAGGTCATGACCGTGTCTTATGACCTGTATGACAAGGAATCACTGACCTGGGACGATGACCGGAAAATGGCCGCCTATATCACTCCCGCCGATTCTGCCCTGCGGAACTATGCCAGTTTTGTACGCCAGAGTGCCCGTGATGTGGTGAACCCCGGCTTGAATGAATCTCTTCAGGTAGCCCTGCAAATGTACTACGGCCTGACAGAGATCGGCTGTATTTATCAGAAAGACCCGACTTCTCCCTTTGATGCCGCCCAGGAAAACCCCATGGTTATCGATAAGGTCAGTCTCCCGCGGAACACTCTGAAAAGAGGAACTGGAGACTGTGACGACCTGACAGCCCTGTACTGCAGCCTCCTGGAGTCTGTGGGAATCGAAACTTCTTTTATCACCACCCCCGGTCATATCTATGCGGCCTTCAATACCAGGGAAGATGCCCGAAATTACCAGCAGATTCATCCGGACAAATCCAAGACACTGAATATTGACGGAGAACTCTGGGTTCCCGTTGAGATCACACTGATCGGAACATCAGGATTCTCTGAAGCCTGGGATGTGGGTGCCGGTGAGTTCAACAAATATGAAGATGATACGGAGAAACGGGCCCTCTACAGAACTCGTGAAGCTCAGCAGGTTTTCCGGCCGGTCGGGCTGAAAGAAACAGACCTGGGACTTCAGTACGGTGAAAAAACAGTCATTGCACGAGCCGTTTCCAAGGAAACAAGTCAGCTCGTGAACAAGATCATCGCCTACTATGATCAGGTCGCGAGAGAAAAAGACAGCAAGAGCGGTTACAACAGTC
It encodes:
- a CDS encoding metal-dependent transcriptional regulator, yielding MEKNVKLTPSLEDYLEAILQLEKINRVARVKDIAEKLSVQMPSVTGALKNLKSKGMIEYEKNSFINLTARGKELAEIVLKKHNILVTFLEETLLLDTGKAEDEACRIEHSIDLDTAKRIKNLSSYLRESFKEKAADLEKIILG
- the rpmB gene encoding 50S ribosomal protein L28, whose translation is MSRKCEICGKGTIAGHSVPRKGLPKKKGGAGQHIGVKSKRTFKPNLLKIKALISGTPKSIKICTRCLKAGKVVKA
- a CDS encoding MBL fold metallo-hydrolase; amino-acid sequence: MIITLLGTGTSHGVPVAGCSCPVCISDRIENNRYRCSLWIQKGDTSVIIDTAPEFRLQAIRAGITKVDGVVITHAHADHLHGIDDLRPFSWKKEIPIYAQKSVTREIRDRFPYIFNPPGQGGGTPQISLQSIKEEETWVIGTAEITAIPIMHGKLHILGYRIGNLAYITDCSAIPESSFSLLEGLEVLILGALRYKPHETHFSIPEAIEVIKKISPGRAYLTHLCHDVDHFQLKADLPKGIEPAWDGLKIILPE